CTGCCTGCCAGTGTTCCTTTTGTTAGATCTATTACGATATCTCCCCTACCACTGTCCGTGCCAATTGTTACATTTGCTGTATTTCCAGTCTTCGTCATGGTGGTGTTTTCAGATAAACCGCCATCTTCATCAGGAGGCCCTACAACGGAACCCGTTCTAACCGTATTACTTTCCATAGAAGGTTTGGATGATCCAAAATCTCCCACAGCTTTTACTATAAAACGATATCTCGTTCTAGACTCTAGGTCATTATACACAAAGGAAGTCAGCTCTGTTGATCCGATTAGCTCCGTAGTCCGATCGTCTATTACAACAAAAATTTCATATTGACTAGCACCTGGTACTTCATTCCAGTGTATTCTAATAAATCGATCATATACAAGCTCAGCTACAACCCCTGTAGGTGCTGTGAGCTCTGGTAGTCCATAGGTTAAGTTGGTATATATAGAGCTTGCTCCCCCATCTGGATTCACTACGATGACACCGAAACTATCCACTTTTCCAGGAGGTGTTTTTATGGTGACAGTTTCACCATCTATCCATTTATAATCTGTTCCCTCCGTGCCCTCTTCTAATATATAGGGCTTACCCTCGATGTATATCAGATCTTTATTTCCCTCTAAAGTACCGTTTACAGGCGTCAGCTTTGGATTAAAATATACCTTGGCACCTTCCATAAAACCTGCACCTTTAATCTTAATTTCCTGTCCGCCTAAGATAGATATTACAGAAATAGGCGCCCTTTCTGTAGGGTCTGCCGGGTCTACTACTGCTGTTATTTTAGGGTTACTTACGTAGGTAAACCCATTTTTTAGTTCTGCAATACTGCCATCAGGGTTTTCTACTTTAACAGTTACAGAACCAGGAGCATGCGCTGGCGTTCTAAGCTGAATTCGATTTATTTGGATAGAGATTATATCCTCATCCCTAACTCTAACTTGACTATTCCCATCTCCAAAATACACTTTAAGCTTTTCATTCGGATAGCCATCCATGGTTTTTCTAAAGTCTTGACCCTCTATTGTAACTACAGTTCCACCAGTAGAAGGACCAAAGTTCGGTGTAACCTTTGTAATTGATAAACCATCTGTTTCTCCTTTTATAAACTGAATATATATAGGAGGAGCAGAATCATCCGAACTAGCAATCCCCCCATCCTCATTGGCTAGAACTAACCGGTGGATCGTATTTACATATTCTTCAGACACTGTTGGCATTTTAAAGGTCACTTTCTTAGAAATTGCCTCATTGCTAGGATCATACTCTATCCCATCTTTGATTTCTAAAGCATTTCCAATACTTATGGTTACGGGTTTTCTAAAGTCTTTTCCTAATATGCTGATTATGTTTCCACCTTTAATGTTTACTTTTATAATTTTCCTACCACTATCTAATATACCTTCTTGCCCATCCTTAAGTATATTGTCTATGGCCGGTTTACTATCTGGATTCTTATATTCAAAACTTCCAGTAGCTTCCCCACCATCTGGATTTAGAATTACTACAGGCACCTTACCCACAGTGTAATAGCTTGGCGTCTTTAACGATATTTGCCTTGAACTTATTAATGTAGCATCAGGAGAAAACCCTCTATCTACACGAAGTCTCGTTGTGACGTTAGCACCTGGTATCTTTTCTAGCATAATCCTTACATATTCATAACCATTGTATGGTTTCCCATCACTATCTCTAAGAAGATTAATCGGCAGAAAAACAACACCATCATCATATTCAACATCTTTTAGTTCATATGTAGTTTTGCTATCTCCTGTGCCAGTTTCCAAAATAAAGCTCAATTTTCTAATATCCGATGTAGCGTCATACTTTACGGTTAGATTACCTACAGTTACTGTAGCCAATCTGTCCCTTATTCTACCAGAGTTTAAAGGTGCATCAATACGGATATCTCTGTTCGATATATTCGTATCTTTAGTGTCCCCAAACTGTATTAATGGCAAAGTTTTTTCTATAATTTCATCGATAGACTTGATTACCTTAATTTTACTTTCATAAAAACCTTCACCTGTTATTTCTACTTTATCATTACCCTGTTTTTTACCTACACTTGGCGATATTTTCGTTATTTTAGGACTTGATGCTTCGTAGGTAAATTGAACTTTATTGGAGGTTCCGTAGTCGTTGTTTACTAAATATACTTCCACATTGCCTTTTATTCCTTTCGGCGTTTCTACCTCTATTGTAGTAGCGGTAAATCCTTTAATTTCTACTTCTACCCCTCCAAAATAAACCTTAGGAAGGATCGGTTTTATATTCTTATTATAATTCTTAGCTAAATCATCATATTTAGCTTTTAATTCCGGGCTTAACCAATATCTTAAATCATCCCATATCGGACTTCCGCCCGTATCTTTGTTACCATTGAGGTTCTTAAAAGGTTCGCCTAAGTCCCACTCTACATTACTATTTAGATCTGTATATGGTTCATAAAATCTAAATCCAGAACCCTCTATTATTACACTTTCTCCGCCTGCTGCCGAACCCTTATTTAATATCAGTCCAGTTATCTTTGGATCACTGATCGGAATAATATACGTAAAACCATCTTCTTTGCTTGCACTTCCTCCATCTGGGTTTACAACTACTACGGCAACTGTTTTCCTATCCATGTCCGTTTCCTTTGATAAATCACCTGGATACTTTGGAACTTTAACTCTTATGCTCTTCCCGTCTGGCGAAACTTCCACATCTTTAGGGTCGACAACTACAGTTCCTATACTTACCAGCGTCTTAGTTCCATCACCGTTATCTACAAATTTATCCCCAATGATGTTTATATAATACTGCCCAGATGTTGAACCTTCATTTGGAGTTATTTCATTAATTACTGGATTGAATTCTGGTTGGAAAGAATAGTAGAACCCGTTATTCCCTTTTTTTGAATCCTTTTTTGTATCTGGATTCACAATCGTTACATCATAGTAGCCTTCTCTCTCCATTTTATCTACTTTAAATATTAATTCATTGTTATTTATCACTCTTACTCTGTTTCCGGTAATAGTAGGCACACCCGCTACTTCGCTTATTGTATATGGTGTCATTATATTCAATGTTTTGCCGTCAATTGTCAAATGTTTTCTATCCGCACCTATAGTGAACTCTTTTTCTATTTCTCCTGCTTTTTTACCATAAATACTTCCGCCTTTTATCAATAGCTCATAAGCGTTTTTATCTCCATCGGTTAATAAAATTTTTCCTAGTTTTGTATCGAAATATATTCTATAGTATGCTTTACTCAAATCATCTTGTAAGATGACACTGTGGTGATAATCAGATAATTTTAAAGCACCTTCTTCGATCCTAACAATAGAATTCTTATCAGGCATCTCATAATCTTGTAGTTTAATATTTTTACCATCTGGCATATGATACTCATTCATATCTTTATCGCCTAGAAAAACTCTAGTACCTATTAGTTTCAAAATCCCAATTCCACTTAAGTCTTTAACTAATGGATTTGGAGGCAATAGATTCTCTCCTTTGATGGTTACTAAGGTACCAGCAGTACCTTTTTTAGGAGTAAAATCAATGATTTTAGGATCTGTGTATGTCTGTACATATAAGAAGTTGTCATATATGGCTATGGCCCCATCTTCATTTTGAACAATTATTTGTACATATCCTTCTGGTTTAGGAGGCGCATCGAAAACTATTTCTGTTCCGGTACCATTTCTTTTCACATTGGACACCTTTCCTCCATCAATATAAACAGATACCTTTTCCCCAAAATTCTGTCCTTTTATAGTTACACCTTTTTCTCCAGCCACAGTTACTGTAGAAGGCACTACATCTATAATAATTGGCTTTTTATCCTCTGTTGGCTTTATAAAAACGATTTTACCCGTTGCAGATGATCCTTCATCAGTGGATCCCGGAACCCTCAAAGGGTTCGTAACCTTTAAATCAACTGTATTATTCAAGATGCTTTCATTTATTATTTTTCCACTTGGAATCGTAATGATCATTTTGGAGCCTAGATCATTATTCTCTCTTCCGTCTATTTCACGTCCATTTTTATCTAGTATTTTTAATTCAATATCAGGACTTGAGTTCTTATCTAAAGTATGTCCTCCTAAAGTGATCTTTGGATACCTGTAGTGAATCTTTCCATCACTGGTTTCATATCTGTATAACAGGAAGTTTTCTCCTATAATAGATATCTTAAGCCCTGGCATAATCTCGTTGCTATCATTTACTGGTATTCTGTCTGGAACAATACTTGTTATTTTAGGAACATGATCTAAAGCCTCATAGGTGAATCCACCTACTAAAGTAGCTTCCTCTACTACTGTGGCAGTCTTTTTTATTCCATCCTCTGTATAAGCTATTTTTGTTTCAATACGAACAATTACATCCTTCGTTAAATTTTGAGGATCTGTATTCTCGGGAACTCTTACATTCATATAGTCATATGTGTCTTTTTCAAAATCTGATCCTTCTCTAAAACGAACAGGGCCCCCTACAAAAATTTGAATTTCCCTTGTAAGGGTATCTACTTCAACACCATTTTCTCCGATCAGACTATATCTACCACCGGTATAAGTTACTTTCATCTTATTCGGGTTCGTTATAATATCAGGATCTACCGGATTCCTTAAGCCACCAGAATAAATATCTCCACTTATTCTACCGATATTAATTCCTTTCACTACTGCATCAATACCTTTAGAAGATCCTTTTGAAGGATCAATACTATCTACAACAACACTGCTTCTGTTATTAACAACAGTAAATTTTTTATCCAATATCTTATAGCTTTTTATCTGACCCTTTATATTGCCACTTGGATTCACATTGTTCGTTAATACAACGTAGTAAGGGCCTTCTTTTAATCCTCTTGGCACAGTAAAGCTGAATATGTCTTTCTTTTCATCTGGATCTCTTCTATAGTTTTCTTCTGTAGCCATATTGGCAGCAGTATATTCTTCGTCTAGAGACTTCAGAAAGAATACACTCATTTCATTTTCTGGCTTTAAGCTATCTGCTTTTAAAGAAGCTTGGCTGCCTGCCCCTCCTTGGGTAGGAATCAGCTCTATAGTTTCTGACACATCTAATTTGTTTAGTACTGTAAACAGGTCAACGTACCTATGTTCTATTTTGAAGGATACATCAACTTGAGAATTTAACTTAAGAGTATCAACTTTTCTAAATAATGCACTCCAGACACCAGTTTTTCCCTTTAAAGCCGTGGAGGTTATTTCTGTATCGCTGCCACCATGTGGTATATTTAGCTCTGTAGTTCCTTGTACTAAATATGCGTTCACCTCCGCAGGAGCTGGAGGGGTCGGAGTCTTTAATTTATCAAAACCACTACCTGTTAATTTAATCTCTCCAGTTCCAGTACTATCTACAATACCGGTTGTAGGAACTTTATTCGTTATGCTTGGCATACCACTATCTGAAATATCTACAGGTTCTCCATTAATATATAACGTATCCCCTATTTGTGATGTGCTTAATTCATACACAAAAGTAAATGCAGTAGAATCACTATTTGGATTCACTTTTCTTGGTATACCAGTATTATCTGGAATACTTACAACAAGCTGGTCTACCCCATTTACGCGCAAGTTTTTACCGGTAATTACCACAGAATAACTATCTGCACCATAAATATCTCTAAAAAGCTTTGTAACTTTAATTTCCCCTATTACAAGATCGGTATTAGCAAAGCTCACAAAACTCTCTATGGGTGTAGCTCCTAAAATCATAAGCAGAGCTAGTACCATACTAAAAACCCTCTTAAAAACCAAACCTTTATACCTTCTCTTCTGCCCCACACCATCCACCTCACTTTATCTATTACTTAGACTCAACAACAACAAATATTCCGTTCTTAGAACTGGTAATTATAGCCCTTTGATCTACATTATTAATGTAGTAGCTACGTTCCTCCGTCCAGCTTCTTAATGTTTCATCATATCTTAAAACTTTAAAATTATTTTCTATGCCTTTTTCGTAAGGAAGCTCAATATACAGTTTTTCAAAGCTTATATTATTACTTGTTACTTGTATTAACTCTGACTTAATATTGTAGTTATACAAGCTATTCTTTAAGCTCTGCTGTAAAAAAGGCTCTATTCTTCCTAAATATACATAACTTTCTTCGCTTCTACCACTATTAATATTGATGTAATCCATATTAATATTTGCCCATTTAGAATAAGTTTTTAAAGATTCAATTGACCCATCCTTAGAAAAATGAATTTTTCTAAGCAATACATCCGTACTCATTAACTCATCTAAAGATAATTTTATGTCACTATTGCTACTGTATCGATTCAAATAGACAATATTTTCACCCTTAAACACCAATTCTACTACTTCCTTGCTACGATCACTGTCTTTGACCCTGATTCCATCTTCTGGAACGTGTTCTCCACCAGGAACAATGCTTAATGTACCGTAGGTTTCTCGTTTGTGATCTTCACTATTCTGCACCGTTATGTTGTATAGACCAGCTTTCAGTTTGTTTCGGCCTCGTGGAAGATATACTTCTAAGTACTTTGATCCGTCTGCAGATGTAATAAGTTCAACGTCATAGGCTTTTACATCGTTAAAATATACAGTGACTGTAGGATGATAAAAGAAATCACCATATATAATTAGAGGCTCCCCTGGATCATAGTCTTCTACAATACTTTGTACCACAATATGTTTCTCTCCTACGGATGGAATCGCCTTTGTTGTAAAATTCCACCGAATCACCAGATTATCCATTTCAGTAGAGTCGTTGGTAACAACTCCTGCTGGTACAGTAACTTCGTACGTAGCTTGAGGATTCAGAAGTTTTATAGGAATATACAAGTAAGCTTCTCTCTTTACCCTATCCTTATTAAATATGTAATCATTTATCATAGAAGAATTTGCCGACACTGCTGCAAGGAACTCTGTATCTAAATAATTAGTAGTAGAACCAGAGCCTAATATCTCACTATTCAATAGATTCGTGAGCCCAGATGTGGCATTAAACTCTAACTTACCATCGATGTCTTCGAAGGTCACCTTTAAAAAATATCTTTTTACACCATGGACAGTTTTAGGATTAATAGCAATGTCTAGTTTATGCTCATTATACCAAGTATCTGCATTTCCTTCTGGTTCTTTCTTTAAAACCGATGGTCTGTTCTTAGATATTACCGTAAATCTTGGTTCTATCTTGTCTAATGTAGTTATGCTGCCATCTGGGTTGTTGAAGTAAAGAACGATTTTATAGCTGCCTGTATAAAGCTCTGTTGAAAGCTTTCTAGCATTCTCTCCCCTCAGCTTTACCCAAAGCTCTGTTACATTTCTAAACTCTATATCGTTTTTTTCAATAACTATAGGTGCCGTATTACTACTTTCTGCCACTCTACCTTCCATCGGTACAAGTTCCATCTTCTCAATTTCTTCATGGAAGTTATGTCCATACAGCTTAAACATCCATTCTCCTTTAGACCAGATGTCTGTCACCTTCGGTTGGTTATCAACAGCAGAATACACACCCTTACCCTCATCGCTCTTACCTTCTACAACAAAGTTTACTTCCAATTTGTCTGTTTCTTTAGCAGATCTGGTTTCTAAGGTACCTCTAGGAACTACTAACCTATAGTACTTTCCTTTTTCTAGAGCTTTATTTGGATATAGGTACAGTTTTGTTTTCTTCATTCCATTTTCAAAGTAATAGAAGAACTTGAACTTATTAATTTCCACATCGATTTTCAATTCTGCCATTGTCTTTTCTAGCAATTCACTTTGCCATAAAACTTCAAAATCCCGTTCAAATTTCTTCTCAAACTCTTTTTCAAATGCTTCTTCATCGAAATCTTCTACTTTGAAAACTTCTCCTTTTTCTATTGCTTCTTGTCTTTTCTCTTCCAGGGCTTCCAGCCTTGCTATTGCTTTCTTTTCTGCTCGAAGCCCCTCTTTCTTTATTTTCTTTGCCTCTTCTATGGTTACATCCGTTGGATAAGCATCAATTAAATCGATTTCTTGTAATGCATCGTAACTTATCCTTCTAGTATTTCTTGCATCGTTGGGCGTCTCCTCTAATATCTCATCCTGCGCTCTCGGTATCACTTCTCTATCTAAGTCTAAAACAATTGGCTCTACAGGGCTGTATTGAGGTGCTCCAAAAAGGGTGTATGTTTTATAAGGCGCTTGTTCATTTTCATAAATGCTCTCAGCTCTCATTTCGGTAGGCTTTAACCAGCTTGCGGTTATGGTTTTATCATCTGCCTTGGTCCAAAAATTTAGCTTTAAATTATCTTCCATATTAAACCGATTTGCATCTTCAATAACTCTTTTATCGATCCATAGTCCATATTTGTTGGATGCTTCCAGCTTATATTTCGGTGTTACCTTTAATATATTGCCACTCACTATTTCTACTTTCCCTACAGGAATCTCTTCCATAAACAGAGGCTCTGTTTTATGATCTAAAGAGCTTATTCCTTCCAATATTTTAAACTTATCAATATCGAATGAATTGTTGTTCAATTTAATATTCGCTATAATATTGGATATGTTTGCTCTCCTGTCATATGGAAATACTTTCTTCCCTTTTTCTTCGAAATCATGAAGCTCATATATTACCTCTTTATCATATATATTACCCGTATCATCGTACTCCGTTATGGAAGCTTTTGGTAATTTATACAACTTTGTTGCACCTTCTAAGGAGAGTATCCCACTTTGCTTGTCCTCTCTTATTAGTCGATCAAAATGTATGTAAATACTTCCATCTAGAGATAAATTTGTCACTTTATCTTCTGAAAGTTTTATCTCCTTATTATCGTGGTCTAAATACCGAATATCATCGGTTTTATTAATATTTGAAGAATAGGCTATTGGTACTGGGAATTCTCCTTCCCCCCTAGTGATAAAATATAGATTGATTTCTCTATTAGAAATCGCTTTTTTATCTATGTTATTCCAATAATCTCTGAACTGTACTGCACCATCTCCTATGGATATTTTATAGACGGTATGTCTTCTTAAAGGAAATAGTTTGTCTACTTCATGATCATTAATATGAAGTTGTATTACTGTATCGTTAGTCCCTGGCTTTGTGGTTAAAAAGATATCCTTTTGGTCTAAAGCAAATTCTCTTCCATCAGATGATATAGTTACTTTATTTCTATCTTGAACCTCCACAGGATACTTAAATTCAAACTCTATGGTAGGCTCTACCTCAACATTCTCCTGATTGTTCTGAGGATACGTTCTTTTTAGCATATGATCTGTATAAAAAATGATTTCCTCATAGCCTTTATTGCCCTCAGCAATATTCAATATTTTAGATTGTGGACTACTGATAAATTCACTATTTTTTAAAAATAGACTTTTGTCTTCTAATCGAACTGTATATTTAGCGAAGTCCTTTAGAGCTCCGTTTTTATGCTCTAATACGAGCTTACGTCCAGAAGAATAAACCTTAAAGTTATCTATACTTTCCTCATATTGATAAGATGGCGGCATGTTATAGGAGGGAATTTTCGAATCCATAGGTTCAGAAAACACTTTTAGGTATTTTTCTATATTATTTTGAAAATCATAGACGAGCTTTATATCATCTACAAATTCAAACTCTATTTTTCCATTTTGGTAGTCAATCCACGCCGCTTCATGGTCTGGAGCAGTATCTACTAAAATATCTTTCGTATACCGACCAAACTCTCCTCTCGTAACAAAAGTATGGTAAATATCCTTATTCTGCTTTCCTTCGTTATTTACCAAGGTACCTGCTGGTATGTAAATATTGTATAGCGTATGTGATTTCAATCTAAATGGCTCCATAGGAGTTTCTTTAGGAGGGCCATCCTTTAAGGTAAGGGCTATAGTACCACTTACACTATCCATCTCAAATTTATAATTTTCAAGATTATTTATTTCCGAAGGCTTTCCATTTTGAATAATTTTAATATCATGAACCTTATTTGGACTAACCAAGCGGAATCCTGTGTCAAAAGTTAAGTTTAAATAGGACAAGTTATAATTTATATTTTTATCTCCATTTGATATGTTCCCTTTATCTGTTAAGACTTTTAAAGGTACCTCTACATAGCTAATAGTTTGTCCCCAGCTGAATATAGGTAATGCCATAAGTGCACCGAATATCATTACGAAAAGTATTACACCTGCGACAATCCGTTTTATTAAATTAATATTTTTAAGCAATGTTTTATCCCCCTTTGATTAGACAAATTTCTGCATAATATATTATTATATCGGCAGATTCTCCATATATCTTTAGAAAAAGGAGATATTTTACTATCTCCTTTTTCATTTGATTTGTTGATTTTTCAACATTCTTATAATAATGTAAACTTTACCAAAAGCAGTTTTCTAACTTTTTACCAGTATCTCCCTTAAAAATCAATTCGTTACGATCTCTATTTTTAAAATTTCATTTCCCTCTATAATATTTTCTCCGCCTTTATTGTTCTCATTGAGAGCATCTTGGCTAAATTCCAATATGATATTTTCGTTTTTCAGAATAGGAAATCTACCATCTATCCTTATTTTTAACATACTTGGGCTTATTCTTTTTACAGCTGTTATATCTGGACTACCATCGGGTCTTGTACCGATACCGAAACCTGTCGGTATACTAACAACACGAAAAGCCTTATCGTAATTTGTTCCACTTAGATCCTCTTTAAAAGTTCCACCGATTGCCTGTATTAGAATTTCAAATCTTTGTACATCATCACTGGTACTAGCATGTAGCTTTTCTGGCAGTATATTAAAATATATTTTATTTGGGTCAATTGGACCAGGCACAGTTGACCCCCCTGTATTTCCACCATTACTTCCACCACTGCTGTATCCATTTAATTTAATCTCATAGTCATTCACCAAATACTTACCAAAGCTGTTTGTAATATTATTAGAAATAAAAACCTTAAGTTCCTGACCCGTATGATCATTGGAAGCATCCAAAGTTAATACAGCCGTTTTTCCATCCTTTAAAACTTCAACTTTGGTTGGGTAAATGCCATTAATTTTATAGTATTGTTTTGTACTACCTTTCGTATAGTTAACAACTTCATTAAACTTTATTTCCACCTTATCTGGATAAATAAGACTAGCAGATTCAACCATAAAGCTTGAGTAAGCATCGTTAACCGATACCTCTGTAATTGTACCC
Above is a genomic segment from Alkaliphilus oremlandii OhILAs containing:
- a CDS encoding IPT/TIG domain-containing protein, with translation MVLALLMILGATPIESFVSFANTDLVIGEIKVTKLFRDIYGADSYSVVITGKNLRVNGVDQLVVSIPDNTGIPRKVNPNSDSTAFTFVYELSTSQIGDTLYINGEPVDISDSGMPSITNKVPTTGIVDSTGTGEIKLTGSGFDKLKTPTPPAPAEVNAYLVQGTTELNIPHGGSDTEITSTALKGKTGVWSALFRKVDTLKLNSQVDVSFKIEHRYVDLFTVLNKLDVSETIELIPTQGGAGSQASLKADSLKPENEMSVFFLKSLDEEYTAANMATEENYRRDPDEKKDIFSFTVPRGLKEGPYYVVLTNNVNPSGNIKGQIKSYKILDKKFTVVNNRSSVVVDSIDPSKGSSKGIDAVVKGINIGRISGDIYSGGLRNPVDPDIITNPNKMKVTYTGGRYSLIGENGVEVDTLTREIQIFVGGPVRFREGSDFEKDTYDYMNVRVPENTDPQNLTKDVIVRIETKIAYTEDGIKKTATVVEEATLVGGFTYEALDHVPKITSIVPDRIPVNDSNEIMPGLKISIIGENFLLYRYETSDGKIHYRYPKITLGGHTLDKNSSPDIELKILDKNGREIDGRENNDLGSKMIITIPSGKIINESILNNTVDLKVTNPLRVPGSTDEGSSATGKIVFIKPTEDKKPIIIDVVPSTVTVAGEKGVTIKGQNFGEKVSVYIDGGKVSNVKRNGTGTEIVFDAPPKPEGYVQIIVQNEDGAIAIYDNFLYVQTYTDPKIIDFTPKKGTAGTLVTIKGENLLPPNPLVKDLSGIGILKLIGTRVFLGDKDMNEYHMPDGKNIKLQDYEMPDKNSIVRIEEGALKLSDYHHSVILQDDLSKAYYRIYFDTKLGKILLTDGDKNAYELLIKGGSIYGKKAGEIEKEFTIGADRKHLTIDGKTLNIMTPYTISEVAGVPTITGNRVRVINNNELIFKVDKMEREGYYDVTIVNPDTKKDSKKGNNGFYYSFQPEFNPVINEITPNEGSTSGQYYINIIGDKFVDNGDGTKTLVSIGTVVVDPKDVEVSPDGKSIRVKVPKYPGDLSKETDMDRKTVAVVVVNPDGGSASKEDGFTYIIPISDPKITGLILNKGSAAGGESVIIEGSGFRFYEPYTDLNSNVEWDLGEPFKNLNGNKDTGGSPIWDDLRYWLSPELKAKYDDLAKNYNKNIKPILPKVYFGGVEVEIKGFTATTIEVETPKGIKGNVEVYLVNNDYGTSNKVQFTYEASSPKITKISPSVGKKQGNDKVEITGEGFYESKIKVIKSIDEIIEKTLPLIQFGDTKDTNISNRDIRIDAPLNSGRIRDRLATVTVGNLTVKYDATSDIRKLSFILETGTGDSKTTYELKDVEYDDGVVFLPINLLRDSDGKPYNGYEYVRIMLEKIPGANVTTRLRVDRGFSPDATLISSRQISLKTPSYYTVGKVPVVILNPDGGEATGSFEYKNPDSKPAIDNILKDGQEGILDSGRKIIKVNIKGGNIISILGKDFRKPVTISIGNALEIKDGIEYDPSNEAISKKVTFKMPTVSEEYVNTIHRLVLANEDGGIASSDDSAPPIYIQFIKGETDGLSITKVTPNFGPSTGGTVVTIEGQDFRKTMDGYPNEKLKVYFGDGNSQVRVRDEDIISIQINRIQLRTPAHAPGSVTVKVENPDGSIAELKNGFTYVSNPKITAVVDPADPTERAPISVISILGGQEIKIKGAGFMEGAKVYFNPKLTPVNGTLEGNKDLIYIEGKPYILEEGTEGTDYKWIDGETVTIKTPPGKVDSFGVIVVNPDGGASSIYTNLTYGLPELTAPTGVVAELVYDRFIRIHWNEVPGASQYEIFVVIDDRTTELIGSTELTSFVYNDLESRTRYRFIVKAVGDFGSSKPSMESNTVRTGSVVGPPDEDGGLSENTTMTKTGNTANVTIGTDSGRGDIVIDLTKGTLAGSKDLIISMPAAVIVKDGSRNIQVIGTDFSLMLQPSAFNIATVRENSNKSDAGVRLIVKADTGNTQAPAGNQLSTVYKLEASTYVGNSHANVDYLARSINILLNYDVQKSNLRKLNKADLTYFDAASNSWTAVGNSTGMVEGLVSGEISRLGRYTVIGSRR
- a CDS encoding Ig-like domain-containing protein — protein: MRKNTLKEKLCLIVFLLMFLNILGIQQVYAAGTGEQMMQELYKSNEYRLLSKLSNVSIDKFFTVRFSQDINYKTVDNNSIVLIEKESGNKMNLTFEQIDDKSVKATPQQLLVKGKDYYLVVHKSIKTKDNLIELFKGTITEVSVNDAYSSFMVESASLIYPDKVEIKFNEVVNYTKGSTKQYYKINGIYPTKVEVLKDGKTAVLTLDASNDHTGQELKVFISNNITNSFGKYLVNDYEIKLNGYSSGGSNGGNTGGSTVPGPIDPNKIYFNILPEKLHASTSDDVQRFEILIQAIGGTFKEDLSGTNYDKAFRVVSIPTGFGIGTRPDGSPDITAVKRISPSMLKIRIDGRFPILKNENIILEFSQDALNENNKGGENIIEGNEILKIEIVTN